The following is a genomic window from Strongyloides ratti genome assembly S_ratti_ED321, chromosome : 1.
AAACTGTTGAAGTGTTCTTAAGATAGCACAACTCCAGAAATGAATTTTTGTTGAAGTAAAATAAGCATACAAATATTGTCCTTCAAGAAGCATTGTATTACCACCAGCTAAAAGATATTCacatgaaaatattataatattatattgtagAAATTTATGTTTCattaaatagttattttttagaGAAAAGTacaagaaataaatattaataaatgaattaggaagtaaagtaataaaaactAGTAAAGCTCCAACATGATATTGTTGTACTGGTTGATTCCATAGTTCTATATCACAAATAGAAGTAAAATTTCCATCAAAAGACATATTATTCACTTTTgcaatattaatattttttaacttttattatattacaaaaattttatatatttaactattaattaaaaaaaattttttttaatgtgtAAAAATGTCACTATATGATacttcaaataaatatatttattatatattatttcaaaaacaaaatcctttaattaaaatgtaattatattatttactcATAGTAATTACGTTCTAcataatcattaaaataaaaatatgtttataattatatttattattttacattcttatttcttttaaaaaaaataagttgatattaaaaatttatgataaaaattattcaatgTCAATTACTAAATCTCCACCATTTACTTTGTCACCTTTGATAAGATAAACTTTCTTAACTGTTCCCCCAATAGGTGCATCTATAACCATTTCCATTTTCATTGCACTAAGAACAAAAAGTGGAGATTTAGCTGTTACAACATCACCttctttaacttttatttccAAAATTTCACCCGGCATTGGACTACCAACAGACCCTTTCATACCTGGAATTGCTTTGGCACgtgttattatatttttacttgcTTCTTGATCCTTAACAAATACTGTTCTTGCTTGTCCAttcatttcaaaaaatacTTCCCTTTCACCAAGATCATTTAAATGACCATTagctaaatattttactgaTAAAGTTTTACCTTTTTCTAAATCTACACTAACTTCTTCTGCTACATCTAATCCTGTTAAAAAGACTTTAGTTGGTAATTTATCGACTGGTCCATATGTTTGGCGGAATCTTTCAAAATCGTCAAATTCTTTTGGGAACATACATGATGACAAAACATCAACATCACGTAATTTTCTTCCATGTTTATGttctaaatctttttttaattcttcaaGATCAACTGGTTTAGAATAATTTGATGGTGGTCCTGTATATTTTTCTCTACCTCTAAGAACTTTTGTTCTTAATGGTTCTGGAAAACCATATGGTGGTTCACCAAGTTTTCCTTGGAAAAATTCTACAACTGACATTGGGAATGATAATTCATCTGCCTCCTCAATAACTGTttgttttgttaaattattttgtgtCATAAATTGTGCCAAATCACCAACCATCTTTGATGATGGTGtaactttaataatatctCCTAAAACATCATTTGCTTCAgcatatttctttttaacttCTTCAAATTTATCACCTAAACCTAATGAAAATGATTGGAATTGAAGATTAGTATATTGTCCTCCTGGTATTCCATGATTATAAACATCTGAATTACCACTTTTCATTGTTTTTGTACATTCAAATGGTGCATATAATTGTCTTGTACTTTCCCAGTAAGCATTATATTTACTAATAGTATTCATACTAATTCCTGTATCTAAACTAGTACCTTCTAAACTAGAAACAAAAGCTCCCATTGATGGTTGAGAAGTCATACCAGACATTGAATCAACAGCAACATCAATAATATCTGCACCAGCTTTAGCACATTCTAACATTGAAGCAACACCTGCTCCAGAAGTATCATGAGTATGTACATGTATTGGCATATCAGGATATTTGTCTCTTAAAGCAGAAACTAGTATTCTTGCAGCTTCAGGTTTTAATAAACCAGCCATATCtttaatacataaaatatgTGTACCAGCTTTAATTAATTCATCAGCTAATTTCATATAATATTCAAGATTATATTTAACTCTTGAAGTATCAGCTACATTTCCTGTATATGACATTGCTGCTTCAATAACACCACCAGCATTACCAATACTTTCCAttccaatttttaaatttggaAGATAATTAAGTGAATCAAATACTCTAAAAATATCCATTCCTGATTTAACAGCTAATTCACTGAATTTATTAATGACATTTGTAGGATAATTGGAATATCCTACACCATTTGCTCCACGCAAAAGACATTGAAATGGAATATTTGGTATAGCTTCtcttaatttttctaatctTTCCCATGGGCATTCATGTAAAAATCTCATACTAACATCAAATGTTGCTCCAGCCCAATTTTCAAgtgaaaaaagttttgtaaAACTTGATGCAACATATGGTGCAATTTGTAACATATCATATGTTCTAACTCTTGTAGCTAATAAACTTTGATGAGCATCTCTCATTGTTGTATCAGTAATAAGGCATCCTTTATGTCTTCTAATTGCACGAGCAAATTTTTCTGGAccatcttttaataaaatatctctGAAACCTTTTGGTAATGGTTTATTTGAAACTTCTGGTATAGGTGGTACAACATTTTTTGGTGGATCACCAGTAACTAATGGTGTCAATGGTCCATTAACTCTAACTTCAgataagtattttaaaagtttttgtgCACGATTTTGACTTGGATTAAATTTAAGAAGATGAGGATTTTCATCAATAAAATGTGTATCAACTGCACCATCTACAAAATCAGGTTGGgataaaacatttatcaaaaatggTATGTTTGTTTTAACACCACGTATACGGAATTCTTTTAGAGCTCTTAACATTTTAGATACTGCATTTGGATGATTTCTTGCATGAGCAATAATCTTTACTAACAAACTATCATAGTCTGGAGTAATAACACTTCCTTGAAATGCTGATGCAGAATCAATACGAATACCCATTCCTGTACCAGAACGATAAACTTCTATTCTACCACTATCTGGTTGGAAATTTTGTGCAGGATCTTCTGTTGTTAAACGACATTGTATAGCAGAACCATTTACTTGAATTGTTTCTTGATGTAATTTAATATCATCTAAACTTTTTCCTTCAGCAAGTCTTATTTGAGCTTGAACAATATCAACACCTGTAATTTCTTCTGTAACAGTATGTTCAACTTGAAGTCTTGGATTAACTTCCATAAAGTAATGTTTTCCTTTGttatctaataaaaattcaactGTACCTGCATTTTCATAACCAACATGTCTAGCTAATTTCAAAGCAtcatttaacatattttctCTAGCTTTTGGATCAAGAACAGGAGCAGGAGcaatttcaattaatttttgatgtcTTCTTTGTACAGAACAATCTCTTTCATAAAGATGAACAATGTTACCAAATTTATCACCTAATATTTGTACTTCTATATGTCTTGGTCGTTCAACAAATTTTTCTACAAACAAACTACCATCACCAAAAGCTGACTTGGCTTCACTATACGCTCTTCTAAATGCTTCATCAATCTCTTTTTCATCGTTAATTTTTCTCATTCCTCTACCACCACCACCAAATGCTGCTTTTACAATAATTGGAAAACCATACTTAGCTCCAAATTCTTTAACTTCTTCAGCAGTCAAAACAGGTCCATTACTTCCAGGAATAACTGGTATATTTGCTTCTATAGCTGTTtgtctataaaaaaaaaataaattaaaaagaaaaaaataagaaaaataataccTAGCAGCTGTTTTATCagacatttttaataatatatcactTGAAGGACCaataaatacaatattaGCTTCTTTACATTTTTGAGCAAAATCTGGTCTTTCCGACAAAAATCCATATCCAGGATGAATAGCATCTATATGATTTTTCAAAGCaatttctattatattatcTATATTAAGGTATGCTGCTACTGGTGGAAGACCCTGTCCAACAATATAACTTTCATCTGCCTTTAAACGATGTACTGAATTCTtatcctaaaaaaaaatagaaaaaaaaaaatttaaacaaatttaagtttaatattatttacttgTTGAGCATATATGGCTATACTTGTCTTTTCCATTTCAGTTAATGCTCGAAATATTCTTGTGGCTATCTCTCCACGATTAGCAacctaaaataaaatatttatactttaaaaaaatatatattctcTAAAAGATTTACCATAACTCTTTGAAACTCTTGTGTACCAGGTTTATTCTTTGAGGATAGTGAGCCATATCTTTGTAATTTGAGCACACTATTGTGACTCTTCAAAATACCATGTAACCGATTGTAAAACATTAGTTCCCCTagtatactaaaaaaaaaaaagaagaaacaATATTAgtacaatataaataaaataaatgataagaaaatgatgatatatttccttgtttatatattacaCTACATAACACGCCCATTAAATTaggtaaaaaaatagttgtagtaaaatatatctaaacgatcttaacatttatttatgactagtttttataaaaattattatagagAAAATGAATAAAGTATGTaagaaaagatttatttGATTCATGATACAtaaaatctataaaaaaataataataatagtagtAGTAGTAGTATGTGCTTTGGACAAGAACGAGGTAAAATatgtacttttttatttttaaaaaaaaaatgttataaaagaCTAATCTacaatggaaaaaaaaattaattaaataaatgttactATAGAAAAGTTTAAAGACTAACTTGCCCTTAAGTAAAAgaactttaataataattattaacactaaaataaaaaagataaaggggaaagatataaaaagtttaaaaaaaaacaatataaaagtaatatataaatatatatatgtatataatataaacaacaggatatattaattattttatttttttgaacaaTCACATGTTCAACTTTTAGAAAGTACATATTACgttgataattatataaatttcttccaaaatgataatagcatataataacaaaaaaaaattaccacATCAAAGTGcagaaacaaaaaaaatataaataatatatatatattcaaaagtattatacttaattatgtatttttcttttaaacataaaaaaatacttcaaaatatcaaatttagTAAATGTCATAAAAtggtgataaaaaaattggaatgatgataataaaagtaaaaggaaaatttttaattttcaacGACATTTAAgaagtaaaaaaatgttttgtaaaataaagaaaaattaaaaaaaccatttataacactaaatatttttttattttatagaattGATTTTAAGAAGAAGTatcttaaatataatttaattaaaattaattaacaattttcgttttttttatataaaattaatctgattataaaatttaaattttataataaaattacatattttttgcaacaaaaatttaaaataaattattattcaatttttttttattaattaatataatcataaaaattaaagataattttacttttacttAAAGTAATATCATAGATACAAACTACTTTTCTTAGATATTAAATttcaaagaaaaataaagaataaaaaacgtcatttaattaataagttAAAAGATTACACAAATTAAcgtaaacaattttataaattatctatcttttttttacaacatATTTATGTTGCTtactaaattaataataaactaaGATAagagttaaataaaaaattctaaacAATTGTTCATAGTTGAATAGacaaaaataaagatattttgttaaaattttataaaataaatacttctTTAGAGTAATGCTAAtggatttaaaaaaaaatagatatatatatacatatatgtgAGCCTTTCCTATAAATGggcttaaaaaaaatttatatgatgtttatcaaaaatacaGTTAATACTATTATAGACGCGATCAAATTGTCATTGCTATGATAGAAaggtactttttttttaaagtaaaagataaattatctGCACGTGTTAAAATATGTTGCTTTTAaaagttctttttttttatcaaaatttttaaagttacatttttaaaaatctacTAAGAAATGATTACTTAAGGATGATGTTAAACAAGTGTTTGTAGAAGGAAAATTGGTGATTTCtgataaaagaataatattttgaataatttatttaaaattataaatataattgtcAGTAGacaaaatgaataataaCTGGATTAAATgtagtttttattattattagccAGTTATTTAGATTAATAGAGCacttaattaataataaaagtattaatatagtagaaaatttttaaattgtaggATGTTCttaattacttatttttaaaatatgatacttatatatatatatatactaaagtataaaaaattttataatgttttttttaaaataaatgatcaGCGATTATCTATAAGACAATAAGTAAcaagtaaaaattatcatgatataattatatcttactttgttatttttcaaattgcAATAGTTATTGGAGAAGATAAAAGtagataaaaaattcaatgactttgaaaatgtaaataaacttatttgctatttttttattaaaaattttctttttatggttaaaaatattttgatatatagGTAAATATTAACTTATTAAACATGTAActatcaattaatttattttgatggTCACAgataagatatatatatatataataataacataaaagcaataaaatatatatattataattatatttcttatcaaatattatttatagtatttatgttgatttatttaatataaaataatatatataacttttaattccttaaatttttgaaacattttttatttttatataataaaaattaaagaaggaaaagtaaacattttaaatgataattattataaacaaatttaataacaCAAATAACTTggattaatttttatgatttgaTCAAAcacttatattatttttttatttaaggTGTTGTTTTAAGgttatataaacaaaaagaaaactttaaaatatatcaattacaaattgacattaaataaatatcttttcaAAACATAAATTACAATTAAGATTAATagcttaaaataaatttattttttttattaatgtttaagTAAAGAtagatttttattatgataaaaaaataatcattaaacatgtatatttaattaaatttaatcgtttataatagaaagttcaaaaattacaaattttccaaaataatgtcacattattttaatgttaataatgGCCCATATCAACAAgatatttatgtttattatattataaaacttaaattatgaaaaaaaaataagttgaatatattttttttatataatataataatttataaaaacatttttaattttttcttatctaATCTTATTAATACTaatcttataaaaattaatttaataatataaaaaatgattaatcgatttattttaaaaaattaattgttataaaaagttataaatttattttaagaacaaataaaaattcaaactacaataaataattctttaatgtttatattcTTAGAATAAATAATCTAAATATATACTACAAAAATTGACCTGCGATAAaagaacttttaaaataaaagataagaCTAGTGTAAGACATCAAAGAAGCAtcacataaaaataatgattatataaatgataaggTTATGAGAACACCgatcttaaaataaataaaattttattcatattattttcttcttattatattattattcaattttattatagagtgtaagaaaatttaatttatttaagaaCCAAAAATCAGTTTTACTTTTACGATTTACCCATTTACACTTTTTACTTCTGCCAGTTAAATGTCCAATGAATgattgataaattttgatcaatgtacaaacaaatatttaaagaaccCAGAAGTAtcttcatatttttatctaaatattattattttttttaactattactttttagataatatcttttttttttataatattaaaaattaataaattaaattatacttttaatttttcaacaaaaataattatcatttgtttttataaggAAAATAGTATTGACAAagactataaaaaaaacatccTTCTTATaatcaataaatatttttttttaaaaaagcaaaaaatattacaaaaaaaaaattatttttttttaatttatattatatattattttaactatcatatgaatgattaattattataatgttattaatcttttcaacgataaaaaataaataatgattgctttttttttttaaaataataatattacaataacaaatattttaatacattaaaataaaatttattttgtaattaaagaataattttatttaatacatatatgaagaaaggtataaaaaaaatgatcaCAAAAATAAGTAGTactataacaaaattattttttttttttgttatttagtCAAAGTAAATAGGTGGTGGtggaaaaattaattgccattaaatatataaaaagcatattattttctccaaaatattattattttagagggtttatttttaagttataCATTTGAAGATATGGTGttgtatgtatatataaaagagaTAGAAGATATCAAGAAATGtaattcaaaattaaaaaactgTTTTTTCATTACATAACATTCCCTGACATCTACATATTTTAGATGTTAAATGTATCTTATCTTCATCCAAATAAGTTTCAAAATAACcacaatcattttttttaattcctGTTTGAGATAGAAATTCAGGTGTAGGGCAACCACCAGCAACAAGAATAGTACCATCAAAATTCATTTTGGCAATTGAACAACCAACTTCTTCTGTTGATTGGCATACACCATCACCAGAATAATTTTCACCTAAACAGTAACTTTGAACAAATTCTAAATCACCTGCTAAGTATTTACAAAACCTTTTACATTCAATTTCTTTACCATTACTAagtgtaaaaattaaagaaatgcccaaaataatatatataatcttcATTTTGTAGAACAAtgcctaaaaaaaaaatttgaaaagataaagtttaaaaaaaaaaaaataataaaaatatttataaagaaataataatataaaataattgtctATTTGTGGTACATTTAACAGAGTAAAagttaaaaagtaatttttaataagttaAAGCATTAAGAATTTTTTCCTCTTGTCATTTCTCTCATTACATTTTATTCCCTAAAATTATTACcataacaattattttagaaGGCAACTTCTattctaataatataataaatgaaaataattaaaaagttatatatacatatatatatgtcctaattaattttttatgctatatataaattacaaaatattatatattcacACCCACTTCGTATATGAAATTGGTAATcctaaaaaatttctattttgtATTCgaaattcaaaataaaagtttgCCTCAAAAATTCTTTATGAACTTTTTTCAAgtcaaatataaaataaataatgttattaataattacGTAAACTATTTACTAATGAGTATTAAATGTCACTATCTAATTACATACTTTGGCATATAGACAACATgtgaataaatatatatatatttaaaaactttaataaattgctaagaaattgtttttttttttttatttatttcaaatatgacttttgcaaaaattttctttttaataaaattacacaCCTCCTCaataaatatctaaaaatttaatttatttacacttttttttatctgttacaatatttttaaaatttattttttaaatatataaagtgTGACGTTTTAAtgatagataaaaaaaatgttaaatatctttttacaagtttataaaaaaaaattttaaataatcttttagatataataatgagaaaaaatatatatttaatgagtataaatttataaatgaatttattgaataaatataatgtaatTCATACTATACTTCCTTCAAGAATCATCTTTCAATATGAAAAAGATGGTAtagtattatattattatattaaaccCCTTTTATGATATaccatattttatatcataaatcttttaatatatataaaaattttaaatataagataaattttaaaaatgagataaaggaaagaaaaaaaaaattttggtaaattaaaaattttgtacttatattatattttataaattgtataataaagaattatAATAATCTTAAGATATGTAAAACAAAAGTACAGGAAATTATATGGTAAATAGGGAAAAAAAGTAATTCTACAAAAGATTTCTTtctttaagaaaaattttattttataataatattattttttttaccaattatttatatattctattgtaagacttttttctttttttttaaattaaaaaaaaaaagaagaaaatataaagatgTCAATACAAATAGAAAGTGGTTTTCTATCAACAACAAAAATGACAACATCTAAGGTATCTGATACTTCTAGTGGTACAAGGTTAAGTTTTTGTGAAAAATACTATGCAAcatcaacaaaaaatttcattgaTCAGTTTGCTGATGATACTAAAATGCTTGGTTTTCGTTATCTACATTCACGTTATAGAAGTTG
Proteins encoded in this region:
- a CDS encoding Pyruvate carboxylase, whose protein sequence is MFYNRLHGILKSHNSVLKLQRYGSLSSKNKPGTQEFQRVMVANRGEIATRIFRALTEMEKTSIAIYAQQDKNSVHRLKADESYIVGQGLPPVAAYLNIDNIIEIALKNHIDAIHPGYGFLSERPDFAQKCKEANIVFIGPSSDILLKMSDKTAARQTAIEANIPVIPGSNGPVLTAEEVKEFGAKYGFPIIVKAAFGGGGRGMRKINDEKEIDEAFRRAYSEAKSAFGDGSLFVEKFVERPRHIEVQILGDKFGNIVHLYERDCSVQRRHQKLIEIAPAPVLDPKARENMLNDALKLARHVGYENAGTVEFLLDNKGKHYFMEVNPRLQVEHTVTEEITGVDIVQAQIRLAEGKSLDDIKLHQETIQVNGSAIQCRLTTEDPAQNFQPDSGRIEVYRSGTGMGIRIDSASAFQGSVITPDYDSLLVKIIAHARNHPNAVSKMLRALKEFRIRGVKTNIPFLINVLSQPDFVDGAVDTHFIDENPHLLKFNPSQNRAQKLLKYLSEVRVNGPLTPLVTGDPPKNVVPPIPEVSNKPLPKGFRDILLKDGPEKFARAIRRHKGCLITDTTMRDAHQSLLATRVRTYDMLQIAPYVASSFTKLFSLENWAGATFDVSMRFLHECPWERLEKLREAIPNIPFQCLLRGANGVGYSNYPTNVINKFSELAVKSGMDIFRVFDSLNYLPNLKIGMESIGNAGGVIEAAMSYTGNVADTSRVKYNLEYYMKLADELIKAGTHILCIKDMAGLLKPEAARILVSALRDKYPDMPIHVHTHDTSGAGVASMLECAKAGADIIDVAVDSMSGMTSQPSMGAFVSSLEGTSLDTGISMNTISKYNAYWESTRQLYAPFECTKTMKSGNSDVYNHGIPGGQYTNLQFQSFSLGLGDKFEEVKKKYAEANDVLGDIIKVTPSSKMVGDLAQFMTQNNLTKQTVIEEADELSFPMSVVEFFQGKLGEPPYGFPEPLRTKVLRGREKYTGPPSNYSKPVDLEELKKDLEHKHGRKLRDVDVLSSCMFPKEFDDFERFRQTYGPVDKLPTKVFLTGLDVAEEVSVDLEKGKTLSVKYLANGHLNDLGEREVFFEMNGQARTVFVKDQEASKNIITRAKAIPGMKGSVGSPMPGEILEIKVKEGDVVTAKSPLFVLSAMKMEMVIDAPIGGTVKKVYLIKGDKVNGGDLVIDIE